GGATGCACAGAGGATTGGAAGTAAAAACAAATCTAAAATCTACTGCCGCACCCTGAAGGGTGCGCCTACCAGATCTAAACCCAGCTGCCATTATTCCGGCATTCCCGGATAATAAAATTTAAGTATATCCTGATAACTAAACCCCTTTAAAGCAAGCGCATACGCACCGGCCAGGCATAACCCGCAGCCGTGGCCCGCGCCCTGCCCTTTAAGGATAAAATCACTTCCCTTTTTTGTAACTGTAAACTTTCTTGACGGTATATTTGCCCAGCCATATTTTTTTCCATAAGCAGAGATAAACCGGTCAGCAGCCATTTCAATTATGCCCTTTTTATGTTTTATCTTAATTACCCTGACATTACCGCCCGGGCTTGTGTCCCCTGTCATAAAATCAATACTCCCTGAAATTCGCTCCCCCATACTGCCTTTTACCACGCTTCTTATTTCAGATGCTTTTATCTTTTTTTCCCACCTGTAAAATATATGTTTTTCACAGAAATCGCCGCTTGCGCTGCCGCATCTGACCACACTTTTAATATTATTTTCACCCCGCCAGACATTGCCTGCGGATTCGCTTTTTCCGCCGCAGCACCCTGAAAAATAAATATCCGCAGGTTTCCCCTGCTTATCTTTCAATATAATTCCACGTGTTTCAAAAGCAGCTTTTATGTTACTTTGCTTTTTAAGTTCCGGCCTGCCGTTTAACCGCTGGCAGTGTGTAAGGTCACAAAGGTCGTAATAGCCGTGCCTTTGCCTGTTTTTTTCCGCGTAAGTCCTTATCGCAACAGCCAATGCTTTATCAGATTCAGGGTGTGAATATACCCCTTCAAGTTCACCGTCCAGGCTGGCTGCCACATAATCTTCCATATCCATTTCAACAATAACACCCGCTTCTTTTTCAGCGGGCGGCACAAAAAACATCACCTTTCCTTTATAAATATAGCCTTTACCGTTCAGACGTATTTCATATTCACCATAACTGCCGCTATTTAATAAATATTGTTTTGTTATTATCTTCTCGTTATTACTTATAATTTCAATATTATCACCCTTCACGTACCGCACTTTTATTTTTTCCGCGGTGTTTAACTGCAGCGCTTCCAGTGATTTCGGATGATATATATTCAGCACCCTGATTTTTATAGATTCTGCAGATACCGGAATACTTAACAACAAAAAAAATACCGCGCTTAGAAGCACCCTCACCTTTTCACCATAACTTTAAAACTTATGGAATCCGACGCCCCTGTGTCATCCTGTACGGTAAGCGAATACTTGCCCGGCTTGGGGCTGATATACAACACTTCATCCGTCGCGCTTTTATTTACCGGATTGCCGTTTAAAAGCCATATTCCGCCCGTAACTCCTGACGCAAAAGACGCCTTAAGGGTTATCTTCTGAAAATCTTCAGGCAGGCTCTCTGTAATGAAATACACGCCGCCGTTTTCAGGGCTTGTTATTTTGGGTTTTAACATTATATTCTGCGATACTTCCTGCGGGTCATAAGCAGGCACAGCTTCCAGATGCTGCCCTCTTTCCTTTAAATACGCTGCAATATCGGCGGGCCATATTTCCGCCACATATGAACGGTATGCAGAATCAGGATTCTTAAAAGAACCGGGATCCGCCCTTAACCCTGTCTTTTTATTCACATATATTTTTTTATGCACCCTGCATGCCGGCTCTGTGTTGATTCCCTTAATATATATATCTTCATCCGTCTTTTTACAGTACGGCCCGGCCGGCTGCCCGGAGACAGAGCAGATTTTTCTTGTTCCTATATCCGCGGGCGGGTCAAACCACACATCCCTGCTGCGCGTAAGATAATTAAAAATTTCAATTACCACCGGCGCCGCTGCTTTAATGCCCACAAGTTTAAATGACGGCGAGGCGTCCGCATTTCCAAGCCATACGCCCACGGTATAATCGGGGTTATAACCCACGCACCACGCGTTGCCGTATCCAAAAGATGTCCCTGTTTTAAAAGCCACTTTGCCCCTTGAATGGGTGAATTCCCACGCCTGCGGAAGGTCAGGCCTTACCGCTTCTGCCAGCATCTGCGTTATCATGTAGGCGGTGCCCGCGGAAAAAACCCTTACCGGTTCCTCCTGCGCTTTAATATCTTTATGTATAAAATTTAGTTTTCTTAAAAGGCCGTAATTCGCGATGGCGGAATACATTGTCACAAGTTCTTCCAGGCTTACGGGATACGCGCCAAGCGCCGCCGCAAGGCCCGGATTTGTGTCCCTTCTTTTCATATCGTAATACCCATTTTTTCTTAGAAATCCCAGCAGGCCGTTGGCGCCAAGGCTGTATTCAAGATATACTGCCGTGCTGTTATAAGAACGTGACAGCGCGTCAAAAGCCGTTACCAGCCCGGAAAACTTGCGGTCGGAATTAACAGGCGAGTACCCGTCATAGTCCCTTGGAATATCGTACAGGATTTTTTTTGGCGTTATCATGCCGTGCTCCGCCGCCATGGCATAAACAAAAGGTTTTAACGCCGAACCCGGCGAACGCACTATGGAAACACCGTCAATCTCGCCGCAGTGTTCTTTATCCTGAAAATCAGGCGAACCCACATAAGCCACAACATTCATCGTGCGGTTATCCGCCACAATTACAGCGCCGTTAAAAACGCCGTAATCTTTAAGCTCTCGGGACGCAAATTTAAGCCGGTATTCACACATAGCCTGAAGCGCTTCATCAATAAAGTATTTTCTTACGTATCCGCTGTTATGTATCCTTTTATTTACAAGGTGCTGCAGCCTGTATGGATTGCTGTATCTTCTGTCAGACACAGGTTCTTGTGCGGCGGTATTTATACCTTCCCCAAAAATTCCGCCTATCCTTTTTATCACTTCATCCCTTGCTTTACGCGCCCTCTGCGGGCTGCGGTCAGGCCTTAGCGAATTCGGTGATTTTGGCAGGGCTATTAAAAGCGCGGCTTCGGGAAAAGTTAAATTAATTGGGGCTTTATTAAAATATAGATATGACGCCGCAGCCACTCCTTCTATGTTTCCGCCCATCGGAATATTATTCAGGTACATTTCAAGAATCTGTTTCTTTGAAAAATTCACTTCCAGCTGCGACGCCCTGAAAGCTTCTATTATTTTTGCGCCCATAGTCCTTTTTCTTGGCTCTATAAGTTTGGCAAGCTGCATTGTAATGGTGGAACCGCCGGATACCACGCGCATACTGGTCACATTAAGAAAAGCGGCGCGCGCCACGGCAAAAGGGTTTATACCCGGGTGAAAATAAAACATACGGTCTTCATA
The DNA window shown above is from Candidatus Goldiibacteriota bacterium HGW-Goldbacteria-1 and carries:
- the pbpC gene encoding penicillin-binding protein 1C; translation: MIRISKRRRMKKNTLLFRLKQYLLKPANKPVLITAAAVLLPAAVWFLLNVFFPLPLYRLQEDYSVLHITQENRLLRLGLSPSGMYRIKTPLSDMPEFIKRGIVEYEDRMFYFHPGINPFAVARAAFLNVTSMRVVSGGSTITMQLAKLIEPRKRTMGAKIIEAFRASQLEVNFSKKQILEMYLNNIPMGGNIEGVAAASYLYFNKAPINLTFPEAALLIALPKSPNSLRPDRSPQRARKARDEVIKRIGGIFGEGINTAAQEPVSDRRYSNPYRLQHLVNKRIHNSGYVRKYFIDEALQAMCEYRLKFASRELKDYGVFNGAVIVADNRTMNVVAYVGSPDFQDKEHCGEIDGVSIVRSPGSALKPFVYAMAAEHGMITPKKILYDIPRDYDGYSPVNSDRKFSGLVTAFDALSRSYNSTAVYLEYSLGANGLLGFLRKNGYYDMKRRDTNPGLAAALGAYPVSLEELVTMYSAIANYGLLRKLNFIHKDIKAQEEPVRVFSAGTAYMITQMLAEAVRPDLPQAWEFTHSRGKVAFKTGTSFGYGNAWCVGYNPDYTVGVWLGNADASPSFKLVGIKAAAPVVIEIFNYLTRSRDVWFDPPADIGTRKICSVSGQPAGPYCKKTDEDIYIKGINTEPACRVHKKIYVNKKTGLRADPGSFKNPDSAYRSYVAEIWPADIAAYLKERGQHLEAVPAYDPQEVSQNIMLKPKITSPENGGVYFITESLPEDFQKITLKASFASGVTGGIWLLNGNPVNKSATDEVLYISPKPGKYSLTVQDDTGASDSISFKVMVKR